The genomic stretch GACGGTAAAGATGATGTCGCCTCCTTTGTCCTGGATACCAAGCATGGGGATCCTGCCTGCGGCAATGTATATGTGGCGCTCTCTACGGGAAAAAGCTTCTCGGGAACAAAGGAGAAATGGCGTGGATTATTCTGTGTTGAAAAATACGAAATTCCTCTTGTGGGTGATTTCAACGGTGACGGCAAGGATGATATCGCCTGCGTCAAGAGAGGATCACCGGGCGGTAAGGTAGAGGTGGCCATTTCCAACGGAAAGACGGGAAAAAGCTTCCAGGCCCCTAAAAAGTGGTGCGATTATACATGTGCCTATCAGGAAATACCTGTGGCAGGCGATTTTGACGGAGATAAGATTGATGACATAGCCATATTCAGCCACGACGCAAGAGAAAAGGAAAAACGAGGCGATGTGAATGTCATGGTATCCACAGGGGTGGAATTCAAGAAACTGCAGAAGTGGCATGACTTTTTCTGTATCGGCTCTGAAGTTCCGGACACATTTGCCGCCTTGTATCCATCTCTTGTCTATCTGAAAAACGGAGAGCTCTGCCTCAAGAATCTCTCTTGCCTTATCACTGAATCCTCGGGTAATGACAAGAGTAAATTATGCATATTTGCAGACGGCAAACTGGTTACCTCGCTCAAGAAAGAAATGGGCAAGAAAAGCAGCTGGCCTCTTGACCTTAAAGTTCCTTTTTACCAGAATGTAAAGATTGTATTGTGGGATCTTGACGCTCCCGACGCAGACGATCTCCTTGGAACAATTTATGTGACCTTGCAGGACACACCGGGAGATACTATTGATAAAACATTCCGCCATGATGATGCGAATTACACCCTTACTTACTCTCTGATGTGCCTGGGCGAAGACAGGCGCACAATGAATGCCATGGATGCGCTTGAAAACTTCAAGCAATCAAAGGCCCCGGGAAAGTTCACAAAAATTGCCAAAGATGCTCTTATTCACGAAATCAGGGCTCGAATTGAGAACCCGACCCTCATGAGGCAGAGCGACCAGTCATTATGCGGTCCCATGGCAATACTTGTTGCTCTTGCCATGAAAGATCCGGAGCGCTATGTTAGCATGTGCCGCACTATGTTTGAGAAGGGAGAATTTAAAAGCTACAGCGAGGTGATTAAGCCCGGTGCTCATATAACTTCAGCAAAAGTGCCCGATACAATGGCTCAGGTTGACTGGATGCTGGCCGCAAGCATGAGAGACTATGAAAATGACGTATTTGATTATGAAGAGGACGATGCTACTGTAGCAATCACTTTCCCCGGGGAAATGAGGATGTGGATGAAATCAATCATCGGATGCACAAACGCCGTCTATACCTCAACATACCTTTACGGTGAAAAATCGGCGCTCGCAGAGGGCCACTTTGCCGTTGATGCAGGAAATCCCGTGGCTCTTCTGATCGACTCAAAGATACTTCCGGGAGAAGGACCTTGCAAAGTGAATCATTTTGATCACTGGGTGCTCCTTCTCGGTGCGGAACCTATTGGAAGCAAGCTTAAGTTCTGGATTTTCACCTGGGGAGAAGTCAGGTATGTCACTCTGAGTACTGACACCTTTGAGGATCTTTTCTGGGGAGCGGTATTCGGTTACTATTAATCACACAGTCCTTGGTAATAAATTGGGCAAATATGTTGCGTAAGCGTTACGCCCCCTAAAGAGCAGATGCCGGGGAACAGGCGACAAGAGCATCGTGCTCTACCATTGAGCTACCCCTCCACGCAGAGGGGACAGGACTTGAACCTGCAACCACGTCGTCCAAAGCGAAGTATCTCTTATCTACACCACCGGCATCTGCTTCACTTATTATAGCAGAGGCAGTGGCCATTGGGGCGGTTATGACAAAATTGTAATACCTGAAATGGGCGATGCCGTCAATGGGGCACTTTCGCCACCGCGATGAGGTCCTTTGAAGTCTCTCTCTCAAAGGGGGCGAAGGAAAAATCGCCGTACCAGGAGACGCCGGCAAAGCCGTTTTCCATCAGGAGGGGCTCCAGCTCCTCCCTGCTCCAAGGGCGAAGAACCGTGGACTCGGCATGGCGCTCCCATTGTGACCCGCGCTTTGCAAAAATCAGCACGTCCAGGACCACAAGGCTTCCGCAGAACTCGAAGATCTTCTGGAAGAGCAGCTCTCTTTCACCATCCCTCACCACCCTGAGGGGCATGAAGCGGCCTTCCCTCACTGTCAGTGTATGAAAGTTCACGATCTGGAAAAGCAGGGTCCCTCCAGGAGCGAGGATCGCCGCTGCCCCCCGGAAAATCCCTGTGAGGGCCTCCGCCTCTTTGAACTGCGCGAGGGAATTGCCCAGGATGGTGAGAAAATCAAAGGAATCCTCCCCGAAGGAGCCTTCAAGGGAGAGAAGGTTTTCACGCACGAACTTGAGCTCCGACCCCTGCGAAGCGGCATGCTTCTTCGCCACGGTCAGAGCGGCCTCTGAGAGGTCTGTTGCCGTGACAGCGTGGCCGAAGGAATGGAAAAGCAGGGCATGGCGGCCCGTGCCGCAGGCGGCATCAAGTATCCTTTTCCCTGGCAGGCCGAAGACCTTCCGGTAAAAGGGTTCCTCTCGGGAGAGCCTTGATTCCCATGGGACCATAAGATCATAGAGATGGGCCATGGCGTCAAAAGGATTTTTCTCCATGTCTGTCACTCCTTTCACAGGGTAAGTGGAGCCGCTCTTGAAGGGCCTCCTTCAGCGCCAGTCACCGAGGAGGATGAAGCCCGCCCAGTAAAAGGGCGCCGCCGTCTCCGGGTTTTTCCTGAGCGACTCCTTGGCAAGCCTGAGCGATTCGCTTCTTGAGTGCCCCCGGGCGAGAGCCCGGTAGAACTCTCCGAAGAGGAGGGCTGTCGAGGAGTCCTCAACTCTCCAGAGCGACGCAACCACCGACGGCGCCCCCGCTATGGTAAAGGCAGATGCAAGACTTGCGAACTCCTTGCCGGGATTTTCTTCGCCGAGGGCGCTTTCGCATGAGCTCAGCACCACCAGTGAAGCAGCGGGGAGCGTGAGGCCGTAGAGCTCGCCAAGGCTCAGTATCTTCCCGGCGCCGGCAAACTGTATGGAGCTCTCGTTGATGCGATCCCGCCTGAGGATGCTGTGAGTCGCAAGGTGGATGAGTGCCGCCTGCGGCGCCTCTTTCAGGAAAGATTCCACCGTGGCTCCCTCGCCGGTGAGGATTGTGCTCTCGCTGAAAATCGATCCCAGATGCTCTACCTCCTTTTCTGCAAAGGGAAGATCGGCGCCGGAGGGGTTTCCATAGGCCAGGAGCCTTGAAGCCCCGGTAATATCTTTTTTTCTCTCGGTGAGCAGCTTTATGATGTGAGAGGAATAGAGATACCCGACATTTTTTCCCTCCAGTAAGCCCTGCCCGTCGGAGAGGGCCTCAAAAGGGACATACCAGAGAAGGCCTCCTGGAATTATCTCCACGTTCTTCGCCTTCTCTATCTCTTCTTTCACAGGCCTGAGAAGGTGCCGGTAGAGGAGCCCCCCCGAACCGGTC from Candidatus Eremiobacterota bacterium encodes the following:
- a CDS encoding methyltransferase domain-containing protein; translated protein: MEKNPFDAMAHLYDLMVPWESRLSREEPFYRKVFGLPGKRILDAACGTGRHALLFHSFGHAVTATDLSEAALTVAKKHAASQGSELKFVRENLLSLEGSFGEDSFDFLTILGNSLAQFKEAEALTGIFRGAAAILAPGGTLLFQIVNFHTLTVREGRFMPLRVVRDGERELLFQKIFEFCGSLVVLDVLIFAKRGSQWERHAESTVLRPWSREELEPLLMENGFAGVSWYGDFSFAPFERETSKDLIAVAKVPH
- a CDS encoding FG-GAP-like repeat-containing protein, producing MITITSPETLTFRYVPHNIATAESRWEISSKPFGSGGPLMDSQWLKNPASGQMAWFQIKMSPYLPGKPQKTATFYARIVPAVTKEGGGYEEKPGISNTVTITYTAPGDTTQKLDVPDEPFYYTSKHKWRTDFNGDKKDDIIAFDREKGIVFVALSSGTSFLKKGDTWHEGFCRTVNIGALSDTNGDGKVDAVQPARSMKIPSMGDFNGDRKVDIVSFSRYAAHGDEKAGQAMAALSKGDSFGPKGVWREEFCTGNKIPAVGDFNGDGMDDVAYFVRSSLTGDEQGNVYVALSHGTGFSEPKKWHDSFCLDKEVPLVGDFDGDGKDDVASFVLDTKHGDPACGNVYVALSTGKSFSGTKEKWRGLFCVEKYEIPLVGDFNGDGKDDIACVKRGSPGGKVEVAISNGKTGKSFQAPKKWCDYTCAYQEIPVAGDFDGDKIDDIAIFSHDAREKEKRGDVNVMVSTGVEFKKLQKWHDFFCIGSEVPDTFAALYPSLVYLKNGELCLKNLSCLITESSGNDKSKLCIFADGKLVTSLKKEMGKKSSWPLDLKVPFYQNVKIVLWDLDAPDADDLLGTIYVTLQDTPGDTIDKTFRHDDANYTLTYSLMCLGEDRRTMNAMDALENFKQSKAPGKFTKIAKDALIHEIRARIENPTLMRQSDQSLCGPMAILVALAMKDPERYVSMCRTMFEKGEFKSYSEVIKPGAHITSAKVPDTMAQVDWMLAASMRDYENDVFDYEEDDATVAITFPGEMRMWMKSIIGCTNAVYTSTYLYGEKSALAEGHFAVDAGNPVALLIDSKILPGEGPCKVNHFDHWVLLLGAEPIGSKLKFWIFTWGEVRYVTLSTDTFEDLFWGAVFGYY